From a region of the Stenotrophomonas sp. BIO128-Bstrain genome:
- a CDS encoding heavy metal translocating P-type ATPase, translated as MNSPSSHDHHHSAGAAPVEAADGRVTDPVCGMQVDPATTQHHATHADTPFHFCSERCRAKFVADPERYLTPQDEPEVAQPGAIYTCPMHPEVRQQGPGNCPFCGMALEPEMPSLEDDDNPELRDFSRRFWWTLPLTVVTLVLAMFGQYLPRVVLGDVQILPLSIDVQTWVELVLTTPVVLWAGWPFFERCVQSIRNRSPNMFTLIGIGVAAAFGYSLVATLAPGLFPPSFTEHGRIGVYYEAAAVIVSLTLLGQMLELRARSKTSAAIKGLLGLAPKEARRVNADGTEEDIPLTHVHVGDHLRVRPGEKLPVDGEVVEGRSRVDESMLTGEPIPVEKTTGDQVIGATQNGTGALVIRAAKVGSDTVLSQIVQLVAQAQRARAPMQRMADTVAYWFVLAVLAIAVATFFIWGFFGPEPAWTFAILNAVSVLIIACPCALGLATPMSIMVATGKAAQVGVLFRDAEAIEHMRRIDTLIVDKTGTLTEGRPAFKEVVAFEGFDADQVLHLAASLDQGSEHPLADAIVAEARRRNFEFDRVEDFDSVTGMGVRGTVAGRALALGNTALMDDLGADPGAHVDVAERLRREGASAMFLAVDGRLAGLIAVADPIKASAAAAINELHAAGLRIIMATGDGLTTARAVATELGLDEVHGEVRPEDKAELVQRLKREGRRVAMAGDGINDAPALAAADVGIAMGTGTDVAMSSAQITLVKGDLRGILRARKISQATVANMKQNLTFAFVYNALGVPLAAGVLYPAFGILLSPMVAALAMSVSSVSVVANALRLSGSTVVATPHPDRADEPARGHSCH; from the coding sequence ATGAACTCACCGTCGTCCCATGACCATCACCATTCTGCAGGCGCAGCCCCTGTCGAGGCTGCGGATGGACGGGTCACCGATCCGGTCTGTGGCATGCAGGTCGATCCCGCCACGACGCAGCATCATGCGACCCACGCCGACACACCTTTCCACTTCTGCTCGGAGCGATGCCGCGCGAAGTTCGTGGCCGATCCGGAGCGCTATCTGACGCCCCAGGACGAACCCGAGGTGGCACAGCCCGGCGCCATCTACACCTGCCCGATGCACCCGGAAGTCCGGCAACAAGGTCCAGGCAACTGTCCCTTCTGCGGCATGGCGCTGGAGCCGGAAATGCCGAGCCTGGAGGACGATGACAATCCGGAACTTCGCGACTTCTCGCGCCGGTTCTGGTGGACGCTTCCGCTGACTGTGGTGACGCTCGTGCTGGCCATGTTCGGCCAGTACCTCCCGCGTGTCGTGCTGGGCGACGTGCAGATCCTGCCGTTGTCGATCGACGTGCAGACCTGGGTCGAGCTGGTCTTGACCACACCAGTCGTGCTGTGGGCCGGCTGGCCGTTCTTCGAGCGCTGCGTGCAGTCGATCCGCAACCGCAGCCCGAACATGTTCACCCTCATCGGGATTGGCGTTGCGGCCGCCTTTGGCTACAGCCTGGTCGCCACGCTGGCACCCGGCTTGTTCCCACCGTCGTTTACCGAACATGGGCGCATCGGCGTGTATTACGAGGCGGCGGCGGTGATCGTGTCGCTGACGCTGCTCGGCCAGATGCTGGAGCTACGAGCGCGTTCGAAAACGTCCGCGGCAATCAAGGGCCTGCTTGGTCTGGCGCCCAAGGAAGCCCGGCGGGTCAATGCCGACGGCACCGAGGAAGACATCCCGCTAACCCACGTGCATGTCGGCGACCACCTGCGCGTGCGACCCGGCGAAAAGTTGCCGGTGGATGGCGAAGTGGTGGAAGGCCGCTCCAGGGTCGACGAGTCGATGCTCACCGGCGAGCCGATCCCGGTCGAGAAAACCACTGGCGATCAGGTCATCGGCGCGACCCAGAACGGCACCGGCGCGCTGGTGATCCGCGCCGCCAAGGTGGGTTCCGACACTGTGCTGTCGCAGATCGTGCAGCTGGTCGCGCAGGCGCAGCGCGCTCGCGCGCCGATGCAGCGGATGGCCGATACCGTCGCCTACTGGTTCGTGCTCGCGGTCCTGGCGATCGCGGTGGCCACCTTCTTCATCTGGGGCTTCTTCGGCCCGGAGCCGGCCTGGACCTTTGCCATCCTGAACGCGGTTTCGGTGTTGATCATCGCCTGCCCCTGCGCGCTGGGTCTGGCCACGCCGATGTCGATCATGGTCGCCACCGGCAAGGCGGCACAGGTGGGCGTGTTGTTCCGCGATGCCGAGGCCATCGAGCACATGCGCCGCATCGATACCCTCATCGTCGACAAGACCGGCACCCTCACCGAAGGACGCCCCGCGTTCAAGGAAGTCGTGGCCTTCGAGGGCTTCGACGCCGACCAGGTGCTGCACCTGGCGGCCAGCCTGGACCAGGGCAGCGAGCATCCGCTGGCCGATGCCATCGTGGCCGAGGCCCGACGCCGGAACTTCGAGTTCGACCGCGTGGAGGACTTCGACTCGGTGACCGGCATGGGTGTGCGCGGAACCGTCGCCGGTCGCGCGCTTGCGCTGGGCAATACCGCCCTCATGGATGATCTGGGCGCCGATCCCGGTGCGCATGTCGACGTCGCCGAGCGTCTGCGCCGCGAGGGTGCGAGCGCCATGTTCCTCGCCGTGGACGGTCGCCTGGCGGGTCTGATCGCGGTCGCAGACCCGATCAAGGCGTCGGCCGCGGCCGCCATCAATGAGCTGCACGCCGCCGGGCTGCGCATCATCATGGCCACCGGCGACGGGCTCACCACCGCACGGGCTGTGGCCACAGAGTTGGGCCTGGACGAAGTGCATGGCGAGGTCCGCCCCGAGGACAAGGCCGAACTGGTGCAGCGCCTCAAGCGCGAAGGCCGGCGGGTGGCGATGGCGGGCGACGGCATCAACGACGCGCCGGCGCTGGCCGCCGCCGACGTCGGCATTGCCATGGGTACTGGCACCGACGTCGCGATGTCGAGCGCGCAGATCACCCTGGTCAAGGGCGACCTGCGCGGCATCCTGCGCGCCCGGAAGATCTCTCAGGCCACCGTGGCCAACATGAAGCAGAACCTCACCTTCGCGTTCGTCTACAACGCGCTCGGGGTTCCGCTCGCGGCCGGGGTGCTCTACCCCGCGTTCGGGATCCTACTGAGTCCGATGGTCGCGGCGCTCGCCATGAGCGTGAGCTCGGTTTCGGTGGTCGCCAATGCCCTGCGTTTGTCCGGCTCCACCGTTGTTGCCACCCCCCACCCTGACCGCGCCGATGAGCCTGCGCGCGGCCATTCCTGTCACTGA
- a CDS encoding DUF305 domain-containing protein yields MSSSHGTHENAQDPQSQHAKPHASHQPAHQAQQGHQGHYGRLLLMMGLSFVAMYALMYAMVDQWANVYNNVNQFYMAGLMAAPMLLIELWLMSSMYPDRRRNLILAGLTVAFMLFCWWGIRTQAAVTDKQFIRSMIPHHAGAILMCEENRLKDPELVKLCQDIITSQTQEIAQMKQLLAERSR; encoded by the coding sequence ATGTCCTCTTCGCACGGTACGCACGAAAACGCGCAAGACCCGCAGTCCCAGCACGCAAAACCGCACGCCTCACACCAACCTGCCCACCAGGCACAACAAGGGCATCAAGGCCATTACGGCCGCCTGTTGTTGATGATGGGCCTGTCTTTCGTGGCCATGTACGCATTGATGTACGCAATGGTCGATCAGTGGGCTAACGTCTATAACAACGTCAACCAGTTCTACATGGCGGGCCTGATGGCCGCTCCCATGCTGCTGATCGAGCTGTGGCTAATGTCCAGCATGTACCCCGATCGCCGACGCAATCTGATTCTGGCTGGTCTGACGGTGGCGTTCATGCTGTTCTGCTGGTGGGGCATTCGCACTCAAGCAGCGGTCACTGACAAGCAGTTCATCCGTTCGATGATTCCCCACCACGCTGGCGCCATCCTGATGTGTGAGGAGAATCGTCTGAAGGATCCTGAGTTGGTGAAGCTCTGCCAGGACATTATTACCTCGCAGACACAGGAGATCGCGCAAATGAAGCAGTTGCTGGCTGAGCGTTCCCGTTAG
- a CDS encoding DUF411 domain-containing protein — MTVHKTPTCGCCGVWIDHVQKAGFTVDVHDMDDLGLVKERLGVPYAKGSCHTAEIGGYVIEGHVPAADIKRLLEEKPNARGLVLPGMPLGSPGMEVPEGRQQPFTVELIHRDGTTEPFAQH; from the coding sequence ATGACCGTCCACAAGACCCCGACCTGCGGGTGCTGCGGTGTCTGGATCGACCACGTGCAGAAGGCGGGATTCACCGTGGATGTGCACGACATGGATGACCTGGGTCTGGTCAAGGAGCGGTTGGGTGTCCCCTATGCAAAGGGCTCCTGCCACACGGCCGAGATCGGCGGATACGTCATCGAAGGCCACGTTCCGGCCGCGGACATCAAGCGTCTCCTCGAAGAAAAGCCGAACGCACGCGGCCTGGTCCTCCCAGGGATGCCGCTTGGTTCTCCGGGCATGGAGGTCCCGGAGGGACGCCAGCAGCCGTTCACGGTCGAGCTGATCCATCGCGACGGAACCACTGAACCGTTCGCACAGCACTGA
- the copC gene encoding copper homeostasis periplasmic binding protein CopC, whose product MKSSNVIRSFALVLAIAAGQFSLQVAHAHAALQQSTPAANAVVASPGQIDLVFNETLIPRASRLKLLMKHGSSTMPIENFTTEIVNNGKTLRAKLPGPLAPGVYTVEYRAVGGDNHPMPGSFSFTVR is encoded by the coding sequence ATGAAGTCGTCCAACGTCATTCGCTCCTTCGCGCTCGTCCTCGCAATCGCGGCCGGGCAGTTTTCGCTGCAGGTCGCGCACGCCCACGCCGCGCTGCAGCAGTCCACACCGGCGGCAAATGCGGTGGTGGCCTCGCCAGGCCAGATCGATCTCGTGTTCAACGAGACATTGATTCCGCGGGCGTCGCGTCTCAAGTTGCTCATGAAGCACGGCAGTTCCACCATGCCGATCGAGAATTTCACGACCGAGATCGTCAACAACGGCAAGACCCTGCGTGCCAAGTTGCCTGGACCGCTGGCTCCGGGCGTCTATACCGTGGAATACCGCGCCGTCGGTGGTGACAACCACCCCATGCCGGGCAGCTTCAGCTTCACGGTGCGCTGA
- a CDS encoding arginase family protein — translation MSAPNPRGVSLEVLEALLDLVMASGKVRVVDVAELCPPLDPDQATARVAARLIHRMVSAQAQ, via the coding sequence GTGAGCGCCCCCAACCCACGCGGGGTGAGTCTGGAGGTCCTGGAAGCCCTGCTGGATCTGGTCATGGCCTCGGGCAAGGTACGTGTGGTCGACGTGGCGGAACTGTGTCCGCCCCTGGATCCGGATCAAGCCACCGCACGTGTGGCCGCGCGTTTGATCCACCGAATGGTCAGTGCGCAGGCTCAGTGA
- the copD gene encoding copper homeostasis membrane protein CopD: MFDLSAYALRFLEYLVIMVLFGVPLFGWYGSRRSALADALAGWSLMGVLLAGAVAGLVLTGLDVVFKTAGIMGMPLAEVDRGSLGWYLLETSAGRAAMARGALLVALMFVLGWHRRRGKVETAFPLGAMLAGGALASLAWNGHAAAGEGLAGAVRLAAGIVHLLAAGGWIAAVLMFLAMLLRGKETNGSGRLRSTHDFLHGFSTLGTIFVGALIVSGIAHYGDLTAWSFSALFQSTYGKLLLFKLALFAGMLGLGALHRWTLVPRLERALTSGDPAQEVRALRQSVTAEAALAILILIVVSVLGTLSPE; the protein is encoded by the coding sequence ATGTTCGACCTGTCGGCTTATGCACTGAGATTCTTGGAATACCTTGTCATCATGGTTCTTTTCGGGGTTCCACTCTTCGGTTGGTACGGGTCGCGTCGATCGGCACTCGCCGACGCCTTGGCCGGGTGGTCACTCATGGGCGTTCTATTGGCGGGTGCCGTAGCCGGTCTCGTGCTCACCGGGCTCGATGTCGTCTTCAAGACCGCGGGCATCATGGGAATGCCGCTTGCCGAGGTTGATCGCGGATCGCTTGGCTGGTATCTGCTCGAGACGTCCGCGGGCCGGGCAGCCATGGCGAGAGGCGCGCTGCTGGTCGCCCTGATGTTCGTGCTCGGATGGCATCGTCGCCGCGGGAAGGTGGAGACCGCCTTCCCGCTGGGGGCGATGCTGGCGGGCGGCGCACTCGCTTCGCTGGCATGGAACGGCCACGCCGCCGCTGGCGAGGGCTTGGCAGGCGCGGTCCGGCTTGCTGCAGGCATCGTCCATCTTCTCGCGGCAGGCGGCTGGATCGCAGCGGTCCTGATGTTCCTTGCCATGCTGCTGCGCGGCAAAGAGACGAACGGCAGCGGGCGTCTGCGATCAACGCATGACTTTCTGCATGGTTTTTCGACGCTGGGAACGATCTTCGTTGGTGCGCTCATCGTGTCCGGCATCGCGCACTACGGGGATCTCACCGCGTGGTCGTTTTCGGCCCTGTTCCAGAGCACCTACGGGAAGTTGCTGCTGTTCAAACTGGCCCTGTTCGCTGGAATGCTGGGTTTGGGAGCGCTGCACCGATGGACGCTGGTGCCGCGCTTGGAACGAGCGCTGACCAGCGGAGATCCCGCGCAGGAGGTGCGGGCTTTGCGGCAGAGTGTTACGGCTGAGGCCGCGCTGGCCATCTTGATCCTGATTGTTGTTTCAGTGCTCGGGACGCTCAGCCCCGAATAG
- a CDS encoding four-helix bundle copper-binding protein, giving the protein MTHHSAAHRPQAMNECIDNCTQCHAICLETINYCLTKGGVHAAPEHIALLATCADTCATSADAMLRGAIVHDVVCGACAEICRQCADACDAMNDPEMTRCAEVCRRCAESCSAMAA; this is encoded by the coding sequence ATGACTCACCATTCCGCAGCACACCGGCCCCAGGCCATGAACGAGTGCATCGACAACTGCACGCAATGCCATGCGATCTGCCTGGAGACGATCAACTACTGCCTGACCAAAGGAGGTGTTCACGCGGCCCCGGAGCATATCGCCCTGTTGGCGACGTGTGCCGATACCTGCGCAACCAGTGCCGACGCGATGCTGCGCGGTGCCATCGTTCACGACGTGGTTTGCGGTGCCTGCGCGGAGATCTGCCGCCAGTGCGCCGATGCATGCGACGCCATGAACGACCCTGAGATGACGCGCTGCGCCGAAGTTTGTCGCCGCTGCGCGGAAAGCTGCAGCGCCATGGCAGCGTAA
- a CDS encoding DUF4198 domain-containing protein: protein MRNTQLSATLLLFAVAGSAGAHDLFVAFSKPGTAAGEANTALVNNGTFDESAGAVTRARLQDVSLSQDGAKAAPDLASWKEIGKQSQLTVHPAGEGTYLLGVSTMASTSTRTASEFGKYLELEDLPDTLATYDASKFPKGVTYSYTKHARAIGQVGTKLTDDFAASLGYPLEIRLTRNPGSVKVGEQLSFQVLQQGTPVPNLRVYVGHRADAPVKGGHGSATLLRTDAQGQASFQVTTAKTWYIHTNHMVPSTQKALDFVSDRASLSFEISPHAGH from the coding sequence ATGAGAAACACGCAACTATCCGCCACACTACTGCTGTTCGCTGTGGCCGGCAGTGCCGGTGCGCACGACCTGTTTGTCGCTTTCTCCAAGCCTGGCACCGCAGCGGGCGAGGCGAACACCGCCTTGGTGAACAACGGCACCTTCGATGAAAGTGCTGGCGCAGTCACCCGAGCGCGTCTACAGGACGTTTCGCTGAGCCAGGACGGTGCCAAGGCCGCCCCGGACCTGGCCAGTTGGAAAGAGATCGGCAAGCAAAGCCAGCTCACCGTCCATCCGGCGGGCGAGGGCACCTATCTGCTGGGTGTCTCGACGATGGCTTCCACCAGCACACGTACGGCCAGCGAGTTCGGCAAGTACCTGGAGCTGGAAGACTTGCCCGATACGCTGGCCACCTATGACGCAAGCAAGTTCCCCAAAGGGGTCACCTATAGCTATACCAAGCATGCCCGTGCCATTGGACAGGTGGGCACGAAACTGACCGACGACTTCGCTGCCTCGCTGGGCTATCCGTTGGAGATCCGCTTGACCCGCAATCCTGGAAGCGTGAAGGTCGGCGAACAGCTGTCGTTCCAAGTGCTGCAGCAGGGCACGCCAGTGCCCAACCTACGCGTGTACGTCGGTCATCGTGCTGATGCACCGGTCAAGGGCGGGCACGGTAGCGCTACGCTCCTGCGCACCGATGCCCAAGGCCAAGCCAGTTTCCAGGTGACCACCGCCAAGACCTGGTACATCCACACCAATCACATGGTGCCCTCTACACAAAAGGCTTTGGATTTTGTGTCGGATCGGGCGTCGCTGAGCTTTGAGATTTCCCCGCACGCCGGGCACTGA
- a CDS encoding CusA/CzcA family heavy metal efflux RND transporter yields the protein MIARLIHACIANRVLVLVAAALLAVVGIWSIKNTPLDALPDLSDTQVIIRTQWAGQTPRIIEDQVTYPLATTMLSVPGVKAVRGFSFFGDSFVYILFDDATDLYWARSRVLEYLSQVRDRLPPNVNPALGPDATGLGWIYQYALVDRTGQRDVGQLRALQDWFLRYELKTVPDVAEVASVGGAVRAWQIQPDPQALAARGLTVAELIEAVDAANGATGGSVIEQGEAELMVRSEGYLRTQEAFEQVPVTGNDGIPVLLGEVATISRGPVFRRGIAESDGQGEVAGGVIVLRTGKDALGAIRNVKARLQALQSSLPEGVEVVAVYDRSELIQDAVRNLTHKLGEEFLVVALVCLLFLWHLRSALVAVITLPLGILAAFIVMHAQGISANLLSLGGIAIAIGAMVDAAVVMIENAHKHLEHWREEHGREPQGEERWQLMARSAAEVGPALFASLLVITLSFVPVFALQAQEGRLFSPLAYTKTYAMAAAAGLSVTLIPVLMGYLIRGHIRPEQQNPINRILIAGYRPILLWVLKHPGVTLLLSGLLLVLTLIPFSRLGSEFMPPLEEGSLLYMPTALPGLSADKARQLLQLSGRMIKTVPEVEHVFGKAGRAESATDPAPMEMFETTVTFKPRDQWRPGMTLQKLRQELDAAVKIPGLTNLWVPPIRNRIDMLATGIKSPIGIKVSGPDVEQIERLSQQIEQVAKTVPGVSSALAERVTGGRYVDVQVRPEIAARYGFTQGQLQQLIATVVGGDPIGETIEGRERYPIVLRYPRGQRDSLQALQDLPLIAPGGVQLTLSQVAELSISPGPPMLKSDNGRLVGYIYVDVADRDLGSVVQDLQAAMQTQVSLPAGYGLAWSGQYEYLQRALARLQWVVPAALAIIFLVIWMVFRRLSDVSIILLSLPLALVGGFWLIWGLGHAISVASMIGFIALGGVAAEFGVIMLLYLRHAWEQRLASGAPEDVSTLQEAIYEGAVQRVRPKAMTVAVILAGLFPLFVGAGAGSEVMQRIAAPMLGGMLTAPVLSMVVIPAAFYLVRRRGLRAARGDQ from the coding sequence ACCACGATGTTGTCCGTGCCGGGCGTGAAAGCGGTACGCGGCTTCTCCTTCTTCGGTGATTCGTTCGTCTACATCCTGTTTGACGATGCCACTGATCTGTACTGGGCTCGCTCTCGAGTGCTCGAGTACTTGAGCCAGGTGCGCGATCGACTTCCGCCGAATGTGAATCCGGCGCTGGGTCCTGATGCGACAGGGCTGGGCTGGATCTACCAGTACGCCTTGGTGGATCGGACCGGTCAACGTGATGTGGGGCAGCTGCGTGCGTTGCAGGACTGGTTTCTTCGTTATGAGCTAAAAACCGTGCCGGACGTGGCTGAAGTAGCCAGTGTGGGCGGTGCGGTGCGCGCCTGGCAGATCCAGCCGGATCCGCAGGCGTTGGCGGCCCGTGGACTGACGGTGGCCGAGCTCATCGAGGCGGTGGATGCGGCCAACGGCGCTACCGGGGGCTCCGTGATCGAACAAGGCGAAGCCGAACTGATGGTGCGTAGCGAAGGCTACCTGCGCACACAGGAGGCGTTCGAACAGGTGCCGGTAACCGGCAACGACGGCATCCCCGTCTTGCTCGGCGAGGTGGCCACGATCAGTCGCGGGCCGGTCTTCCGTCGTGGTATCGCAGAGTCGGATGGTCAAGGTGAGGTGGCCGGCGGCGTGATCGTCCTGCGGACCGGCAAGGATGCCTTGGGGGCCATTCGGAACGTCAAAGCGCGACTGCAGGCGTTGCAATCCAGCTTGCCCGAAGGCGTGGAAGTGGTGGCGGTGTACGACCGCTCCGAGCTAATCCAGGATGCGGTACGCAACCTCACCCATAAGCTTGGTGAAGAGTTCCTGGTCGTAGCGCTGGTATGCCTGCTGTTCCTGTGGCACCTACGCTCGGCGTTGGTGGCCGTCATCACCCTACCCTTGGGTATCCTAGCGGCCTTCATCGTGATGCACGCCCAGGGGATCTCCGCCAACTTGCTGTCGTTAGGAGGCATCGCCATCGCCATTGGTGCGATGGTCGATGCAGCGGTGGTGATGATCGAAAATGCACACAAGCATCTGGAGCACTGGCGGGAGGAGCACGGTCGGGAACCCCAGGGTGAGGAGCGCTGGCAGTTGATGGCCCGCTCGGCGGCCGAGGTCGGACCGGCCCTGTTCGCGAGCTTGCTGGTCATCACCCTATCCTTCGTGCCGGTTTTTGCCCTGCAGGCGCAGGAAGGGCGTTTATTCTCGCCCTTGGCCTACACCAAGACCTACGCGATGGCCGCCGCAGCAGGGTTGTCGGTGACCTTGATCCCCGTGCTGATGGGCTACCTGATCCGCGGCCACATCCGGCCGGAACAACAGAACCCCATAAATCGCATCCTGATCGCCGGATACCGGCCCATTCTGTTGTGGGTCCTCAAACATCCCGGTGTCACCTTGCTGCTCAGTGGCCTGCTGCTGGTGCTCACCTTGATCCCCTTTAGCCGGTTGGGCAGTGAATTCATGCCACCCTTGGAAGAAGGCAGCCTGCTGTACATGCCCACTGCGTTGCCAGGCCTGTCAGCCGACAAGGCGCGCCAGTTGCTTCAGCTCTCAGGACGGATGATCAAAACCGTACCGGAGGTCGAGCACGTGTTCGGCAAGGCCGGCCGTGCCGAAAGTGCGACCGATCCGGCACCTATGGAAATGTTTGAGACCACCGTGACCTTCAAGCCGCGGGATCAATGGCGCCCGGGCATGACCCTTCAGAAGCTACGCCAAGAGTTGGACGCCGCGGTCAAGATTCCCGGTCTAACCAATCTATGGGTACCGCCCATTCGCAATCGCATCGATATGTTGGCCACCGGCATCAAAAGCCCGATTGGGATCAAGGTCTCCGGACCAGATGTGGAGCAGATCGAGCGCCTGAGCCAGCAGATCGAGCAGGTGGCCAAGACTGTGCCCGGCGTGAGTTCGGCACTGGCCGAACGCGTCACCGGCGGGCGCTATGTCGATGTACAGGTGCGCCCGGAAATCGCTGCGCGTTATGGATTCACTCAAGGCCAACTCCAGCAACTGATTGCCACGGTCGTTGGCGGCGATCCAATCGGGGAAACGATCGAGGGGCGCGAGCGCTATCCCATCGTCTTGCGCTACCCCCGTGGCCAGCGCGACTCATTGCAGGCCTTGCAGGATCTGCCGCTGATCGCGCCAGGCGGTGTGCAACTGACCTTGAGCCAGGTGGCGGAGCTGTCAATCAGCCCAGGCCCGCCGATGCTCAAGAGCGATAACGGCCGGTTGGTGGGCTACATCTACGTCGATGTGGCCGATCGCGACTTAGGATCGGTGGTCCAGGACCTGCAAGCCGCGATGCAGACCCAGGTGAGTTTGCCTGCCGGCTATGGTCTGGCCTGGTCGGGGCAGTACGAGTATCTGCAACGGGCATTGGCACGCCTGCAATGGGTGGTGCCCGCGGCGTTGGCGATCATCTTCCTGGTCATCTGGATGGTGTTTCGCCGGCTCAGCGATGTATCCATCATCCTGCTCAGCTTGCCCTTGGCGTTGGTGGGCGGTTTCTGGTTGATCTGGGGGCTGGGCCATGCGATTTCGGTAGCCAGCATGATCGGATTCATCGCCCTGGGTGGCGTTGCGGCTGAGTTCGGCGTCATCATGTTGCTGTACCTGCGTCATGCTTGGGAGCAGCGCTTGGCCAGCGGTGCGCCGGAAGATGTGTCTACCCTGCAAGAGGCTATCTACGAAGGTGCCGTGCAGCGGGTGCGCCCGAAGGCGATGACGGTAGCCGTCATCCTGGCCGGGTTGTTTCCGCTGTTCGTTGGTGCCGGTGCCGGCTCGGAGGTCATGCAACGTATCGCCGCGCCGATGCTGGGTGGCATGCTCACCGCACCGGTGCTCTCTATGGTGGTGATTCCCGCAGCGTTCTATCTGGTGCGGCGACGTGGATTGCGCGCGGCGCGGGGCGACCAATGA
- a CDS encoding TonB-dependent receptor — translation MGKNRWTGVYSAQYIGSADDIIAVPDTIGSHVSSVVYHSLQLSYGIKKKWDISAGVEKVLDKKAPFVKNNPNTDTDTMTYDLLGRRWNVRFGYHW, via the coding sequence ATGGGCAAGAACCGTTGGACCGGCGTCTATTCGGCGCAGTACATCGGCAGCGCGGACGACATCATCGCCGTGCCCGACACGATCGGCTCGCATGTGTCCAGCGTGGTGTACCACAGCCTGCAACTGAGCTACGGCATCAAGAAGAAATGGGATATCTCCGCCGGCGTTGAAAAAGTGCTCGATAAGAAGGCGCCGTTCGTGAAGAACAACCCCAACACCGACACCGACACCATGACGTACGACTTGCTGGGTCGTCGCTGGAATGTCCGCTTTGGTTACCACTGGTAA